One Oryza brachyantha chromosome 3, ObraRS2, whole genome shotgun sequence DNA segment encodes these proteins:
- the LOC102720419 gene encoding uncharacterized protein LOC102720419 isoform X1 — protein MATAGAVPSWVVLDRLVHLHKVDDEEEQDWATIECSETKAYVTVENGDESPDGTSPFRLSPFDGLELLVRVAEPPYPSALSIRLVDDPDKDDRRGFLSNVLLAGGGFLVLGSCLPDTRGSNSYIVLDAPSGSLAMISTLSLRFRPSVAYTPLPLRRPDGGYVLVLIAMDMMNSRPADGSGYLPEVICLMPSWLPFDHPWQLKTPLFPPEKPRLFGAHEIFSFQGHALWVDLGRGILSCDCEDILLSSNGDVQFRYIDLPMGCKVDFDPSYHRALPSEYRAIRGMGNSIRFVSIEGYTTMHRRDMVLCMWTLIVPSSSGWRKVGEISVGELWEQKGFKTAGLPTHVPPTRPMLSSHEDGVVYFLLGDFYEDEDKDEKYIHMFSINLLTRKFVSSWRIPSSCCPQSNLELLMESDILKDIGSHRLLPIAVPHHGEAKRMKWDHHETVMGLTSSKEDLGRAEKTSGMV, from the exons atggcgacggcgggggcTGTGCCATCCTGGGTGGTGCTGGATCGGCTGGTCCACCTCCACAAGgtggacgacgaggaggagcaggacTGGGCAACCATCGAGTGCTCGGAGACGAAGGCGTACGTCACCGTGGAGAACGGGGACGAGAGCCCCGACGGGACGTCCCCGTTCAGGCTGTCGCCGTTCGACGGCCTGGAGCTCCTCGTGCGCGTCGCCGAGCCTCCTTACCCCTCCGCCCTATCCATCCGCCTTGTCGACGACCCCGACAAGGACGACCGCCGCGGCTTCCTCAGCAACGtcctgctcgccggcggcggcttcctCGTCCTCGGCTCGTGCCTGCCCGATACCAGGGGCTCCAACTCGTACATTGTCCTCGACGCCCCAAGTGGTTCCCTCGCCATGATTAGCACCCTATCTCTCCGTTTCCGACCGTCCGTTGCCTATACACCTCTTCCCCTCCGGCGACCAGATGGCGGTTACGTGCTCGTGCTCATAGCGATGGATATGATGAACTCCAGGCCTGCAGATGGCAGTGGCTACTTGCCGGAAGTTATCTGTCTGATGCCCTCATGGCTTCCCTTTGATCACCCTTGGCAGCTCAAAACACCACTCTTCCCTCCGGAGAAGCCCAGATTGTTCGGGGCCCATGAGATCTTCTCGTTCCAAGGCCACGCTTTATGGGTGGACCTCGGCAGAGGCATCCTCTCCTGTGACTGTGAAGACATCCTCCTCTCCAGCAATGGCGACGTGCAATTCAGATACATTGACCTGCCCATGGGTTGCAAGGTTGACTTTGATCCATCCTACCACAGGGCACTGCCATCTGAATACCGGGCCATCCGTGGCATGGGTAACTCTATCAGGTTTGTCTCCATTGAGGGATACACAACTATGCACCGCCGTGACATGGTATTGTGCATGTGGACTTTGATTGTTCCGTCCTCCTCCGGATGGCGCAAGGTAGGGGAGATCTCGGTCGGGGAACTGTGGGAACAGAAGGGGTTCAAGACGGCGGGGCTGCCGACTCACGTGCCACCGACCAGGCCCATGCTGAGCAGCCATGAGGATGGTGTTGTTTACTTCCTACTAGGTGACTTCTACGAGGATGAGGACAAGGATGAGAAGTACATCCACATGTTTAGCATCAACCTGCTCACAAGAAAATTCGTCTCGTCTTGGAGAATTCCTTCCTCTTGCTGTCCTCAGTCCAATCTGGAGTTGCTTATGGAGTCTGATATATTGAAGGACATTGGGAGTCATCGTCTTCTTCCAATTGCCGTTCCACACCACGGTGAGGCCAAGAGGATGAAGTGGGATCATCATGAGACTGTTATGGGTTTGACTAG CAGCAAAGAAGACTTGGGAAGAGCAGAAAAGACATCTGGGATGGTCTAG
- the LOC102720419 gene encoding uncharacterized protein LOC102720419 isoform X2, giving the protein MATAGAVPSWVVLDRLVHLHKVDDEEEQDWATIECSETKAYVTVENGDESPDGTSPFRLSPFDGLELLVRVAEPPYPSALSIRLVDDPDKDDRRGFLSNVLLAGGGFLVLGSCLPDTRGSNSYIVLDAPSGSLAMISTLSLRFRPSVAYTPLPLRRPDGGYVLVLIAMDMMNSRPADGSGYLPEVICLMPSWLPFDHPWQLKTPLFPPEKPRLFGAHEIFSFQGHALWVDLGRGILSCDCEDILLSSNGDVQFRYIDLPMGCKVDFDPSYHRALPSEYRAIRGMGNSIRFVSIEGYTTMHRRDMVLCMWTLIVPSSSGWRKVGEISVGELWEQKGFKTAGLPTHVPPTRPMLSSHEDGVVYFLLGDFYEDEDKDEKYIHMFSINLLTRKFVSSWRIPSSCCPQSNLELLMESDILKDIGSHRLLPIAVPHHGEAKRMKWDHHETVMGLTSKEDLGRAEKTSGMV; this is encoded by the exons atggcgacggcgggggcTGTGCCATCCTGGGTGGTGCTGGATCGGCTGGTCCACCTCCACAAGgtggacgacgaggaggagcaggacTGGGCAACCATCGAGTGCTCGGAGACGAAGGCGTACGTCACCGTGGAGAACGGGGACGAGAGCCCCGACGGGACGTCCCCGTTCAGGCTGTCGCCGTTCGACGGCCTGGAGCTCCTCGTGCGCGTCGCCGAGCCTCCTTACCCCTCCGCCCTATCCATCCGCCTTGTCGACGACCCCGACAAGGACGACCGCCGCGGCTTCCTCAGCAACGtcctgctcgccggcggcggcttcctCGTCCTCGGCTCGTGCCTGCCCGATACCAGGGGCTCCAACTCGTACATTGTCCTCGACGCCCCAAGTGGTTCCCTCGCCATGATTAGCACCCTATCTCTCCGTTTCCGACCGTCCGTTGCCTATACACCTCTTCCCCTCCGGCGACCAGATGGCGGTTACGTGCTCGTGCTCATAGCGATGGATATGATGAACTCCAGGCCTGCAGATGGCAGTGGCTACTTGCCGGAAGTTATCTGTCTGATGCCCTCATGGCTTCCCTTTGATCACCCTTGGCAGCTCAAAACACCACTCTTCCCTCCGGAGAAGCCCAGATTGTTCGGGGCCCATGAGATCTTCTCGTTCCAAGGCCACGCTTTATGGGTGGACCTCGGCAGAGGCATCCTCTCCTGTGACTGTGAAGACATCCTCCTCTCCAGCAATGGCGACGTGCAATTCAGATACATTGACCTGCCCATGGGTTGCAAGGTTGACTTTGATCCATCCTACCACAGGGCACTGCCATCTGAATACCGGGCCATCCGTGGCATGGGTAACTCTATCAGGTTTGTCTCCATTGAGGGATACACAACTATGCACCGCCGTGACATGGTATTGTGCATGTGGACTTTGATTGTTCCGTCCTCCTCCGGATGGCGCAAGGTAGGGGAGATCTCGGTCGGGGAACTGTGGGAACAGAAGGGGTTCAAGACGGCGGGGCTGCCGACTCACGTGCCACCGACCAGGCCCATGCTGAGCAGCCATGAGGATGGTGTTGTTTACTTCCTACTAGGTGACTTCTACGAGGATGAGGACAAGGATGAGAAGTACATCCACATGTTTAGCATCAACCTGCTCACAAGAAAATTCGTCTCGTCTTGGAGAATTCCTTCCTCTTGCTGTCCTCAGTCCAATCTGGAGTTGCTTATGGAGTCTGATATATTGAAGGACATTGGGAGTCATCGTCTTCTTCCAATTGCCGTTCCACACCACGGTGAGGCCAAGAGGATGAAGTGGGATCATCATGAGACTGTTATGGGTTTGACTAG CAAAGAAGACTTGGGAAGAGCAGAAAAGACATCTGGGATGGTCTAG